In one window of Pseudobdellovibrionaceae bacterium DNA:
- a CDS encoding aquaporin — protein sequence MNTPGEHQVWQRYFAEFIGTFALVFVGCGAVIANHYSQGAVTHVGISVAFGAVVAAMIFSLGPVSAAHFNPAVTLGFAVAGRFGWRFVIPYWIMQTLGAIAASGAHALLMPATSTDAVHFGATSSLLLPFQALGLEVVFTVFLMLVIMAVATDRRVPGVVPALAIGMAVTMGALAGGPFTGASMNPARSLGPALWAGGLPYDQLWIYFVGPMLGSSSAALIFELLRDDNKSACCAPEISAAQKTFFFARVFRRPG from the coding sequence ATTAACACACCTGGTGAGCACCAAGTGTGGCAACGTTACTTTGCTGAGTTTATCGGCACGTTCGCACTGGTGTTTGTGGGTTGCGGGGCCGTGATTGCCAATCACTACAGCCAAGGGGCCGTCACCCATGTAGGCATTTCTGTGGCCTTTGGTGCCGTTGTGGCAGCAATGATTTTTTCATTGGGACCCGTGTCTGCCGCTCACTTTAACCCCGCCGTCACTTTGGGTTTTGCCGTGGCGGGCCGCTTTGGGTGGCGATTTGTGATTCCGTACTGGATCATGCAGACTCTTGGTGCCATAGCTGCCAGTGGGGCGCATGCCTTGCTTATGCCCGCAACCTCTACGGATGCTGTTCACTTTGGCGCCACAAGTTCATTACTTTTGCCGTTTCAAGCTTTAGGGCTTGAAGTAGTGTTTACGGTTTTTTTAATGCTGGTGATTATGGCCGTCGCCACTGATCGGCGAGTGCCTGGAGTGGTGCCGGCTCTTGCCATTGGCATGGCAGTGACCATGGGCGCCCTGGCCGGTGGACCGTTTACGGGAGCATCAATGAATCCAGCGCGCAGCCTTGGACCCGCTTTATGGGCAGGAGGTTTGCCCTATGACCAACTTTGGATTTACTTCGTTGGGCCCATGCTAGGATCGTCGTCAGCGGCCTTGATATTTGAACTGCTCCGTGATGATAACAAATCGGCTTGTTGTGCCCCTGAAATTTCAGCCGCTCAAAAAACATTCTTTTTTGCTCGGGTGTTTCGACGGCCAGGCTAG
- a CDS encoding methyltransferase domain-containing protein, whose amino-acid sequence MSQLDKVRDYYGKVLKTKNDLKTTACCSVESMPAHLIALTKNIDAEIQDKFYGCGAPFPSELKGLTVLDLGCGTGRDVYLLSQLVGETGKVIGIDMTDEQLEVANRHVDSQMKKFGYTQSNVQFVKGYIEDLESAGIANESVDLVVSNCVINLSPEKERVFREIFRVLKPGGELYFSDVYCDRRLPQACREDQTLLGECLGGALYTEDFRRLLFEVGCKDSRQMYASEISITDSEISKKVNGARFYSITMRAFKLPLEDRCEDYGQVAYYKGTLDNNSTYFALDDHHLFEKGKPMLVCSNTAMMLADTRFKNHFRIEGDLSTHYGLFDCGPSPVAGNSAAEVCAPGGGCC is encoded by the coding sequence ATGAGTCAGCTCGACAAGGTTCGCGATTACTACGGTAAAGTTTTAAAAACAAAAAATGATCTTAAAACCACAGCCTGTTGCAGTGTGGAGTCCATGCCGGCTCATTTGATTGCGCTGACAAAAAATATTGATGCAGAAATTCAAGATAAATTTTACGGTTGCGGAGCCCCTTTTCCCAGTGAGCTTAAGGGATTGACGGTGCTAGATCTTGGCTGCGGCACTGGGCGCGATGTTTACTTACTTTCGCAATTGGTTGGCGAAACGGGAAAGGTCATTGGCATAGACATGACCGACGAGCAGTTGGAAGTGGCCAATCGACATGTTGATTCACAAATGAAAAAGTTTGGATACACGCAATCCAACGTGCAATTCGTGAAGGGTTACATCGAAGACCTTGAGTCTGCCGGCATTGCCAACGAGTCAGTGGATTTGGTGGTGTCTAATTGCGTGATTAATCTGTCTCCTGAAAAAGAGCGCGTTTTTCGAGAAATTTTTCGCGTTTTAAAACCTGGTGGAGAGTTGTATTTTTCTGATGTTTATTGTGACCGACGCCTACCTCAGGCTTGTCGTGAAGATCAAACACTGCTTGGCGAATGCCTCGGCGGCGCCCTTTACACCGAAGACTTTCGCCGCTTGCTTTTTGAAGTGGGTTGCAAAGATTCAAGGCAAATGTACGCCTCTGAGATTTCGATCACTGATTCGGAAATATCCAAAAAAGTAAACGGCGCTCGCTTTTATTCAATCACTATGCGCGCTTTTAAGCTTCCGCTGGAAGATCGCTGCGAAGATTACGGTCAGGTGGCCTACTATAAGGGGACGCTTGATAATAATTCTACCTATTTTGCCTTAGACGACCATCACCTGTTTGAAAAGGGCAAGCCCATGTTGGTGTGCTCAAACACAGCCATGATGCTTGCAGACACTCGGTTTAAAAATCATTTTCGCATAGAGGGTGATTTGTCCACCCACTATGGATTGTTTGACTGCGGACCTAGCCCCGTGGCGGGCAACTCAGCTGCTGAGGTTTGCGCACCTGGAGGTGGCTGTTGTTAG
- a CDS encoding glycosyltransferase family 2 protein, giving the protein MVQPSRGPKISVIIPTYNRRHTLERALASVWNQSYSPYEVIVVDDGSTDDTDLWLSQWDPEKVLSFRTPNQGVSAARNRAIRASKGEWLAFLDSDDEWHPEKLEKQVEVLLSKAMRPLIHTNENWIRNGTPLAQKSKHKKSGGRIYTQCLPLCCISPSTALIHRTVFDDVGLFDEQFRVCEDYELWLRICSKYEVAYIEEPLITKYGGHADQLSHLYVAMDYWRLRALEKHLNSPFLSQDEQRETWKTYIKKHRILLAGYRKHGTGSCHALQSGNLRATTPRPDFIHKSTL; this is encoded by the coding sequence ATGGTGCAACCAAGCAGAGGCCCGAAAATCTCGGTGATCATCCCCACGTACAATCGAAGGCACACCCTAGAGCGGGCGCTCGCCTCTGTTTGGAACCAATCCTATTCTCCCTACGAGGTGATCGTGGTGGATGATGGGTCCACAGACGATACCGATCTGTGGCTTTCACAATGGGATCCTGAAAAAGTCCTGTCTTTTCGCACCCCGAACCAGGGGGTCAGTGCAGCTCGAAACCGGGCCATACGGGCCTCAAAGGGTGAATGGTTGGCCTTTTTAGACTCAGACGATGAGTGGCACCCTGAAAAACTGGAAAAGCAAGTGGAGGTGCTGCTTTCAAAAGCGATGCGACCTCTCATTCATACGAATGAAAACTGGATTAGAAATGGCACCCCACTCGCCCAGAAATCAAAGCACAAAAAAAGTGGGGGACGGATCTACACCCAATGCCTCCCCCTATGCTGTATTAGCCCCTCCACGGCGCTGATCCACCGAACCGTATTTGACGATGTGGGCTTGTTTGATGAACAGTTTCGGGTGTGTGAGGACTACGAGCTGTGGTTACGTATTTGCTCAAAATACGAAGTGGCATACATTGAAGAGCCTCTTATCACCAAGTACGGGGGACATGCGGATCAACTCTCTCACCTTTATGTGGCCATGGACTATTGGAGACTTCGCGCCCTTGAAAAGCATCTCAACTCCCCGTTTCTCAGCCAAGACGAGCAACGAGAAACTTGGAAGACCTACATAAAAAAACACCGCATTCTTTTGGCCGGGTATCGAAAACACGGCACCGGCAGCTGCCACGCCCTTCAAAGTGGTAATTTGAGAGCCACCACCCCAAGACCTGACTTCATACATAAATCTACCTTATAG
- a CDS encoding adenosylmethionine decarboxylase, whose product MFFEGSEKKFELIVKPGGPSFFDWSTKEWAKVVEMSQAQILSELSNERVRAYLLSESSLFVWKHHITMITCGQTRLINALEYVLSKLDPDSVEAVIYERKNEYFPHRQSTDFYQDSKRLKALVGGQAFRFGHADTHHLFLFDMGKSYHPEPSDTTLEVLMYGLRDHAYELFANAATGREAIRRNTGIADLLPGFLIDDYVFSPCGYSLNAINGDQYFTIHVTPQEDSPYVSFETNVTKGDSYAPLVRRVVEVFQPQAFDVVEFIPKNNKPMTEPMTIRGYHNKSFVQQNLSSGYNVSFCHFDQPGFVSTKAVSLEI is encoded by the coding sequence TTGTTTTTTGAAGGCTCTGAAAAGAAATTTGAATTGATTGTGAAGCCCGGCGGGCCATCGTTTTTTGATTGGTCCACAAAAGAATGGGCCAAGGTCGTCGAAATGTCTCAAGCTCAAATTTTATCTGAGTTGAGCAACGAGCGAGTCCGAGCCTATCTGCTTTCAGAATCAAGCCTTTTTGTCTGGAAACATCACATCACCATGATCACCTGCGGGCAAACGCGATTGATCAATGCACTAGAGTATGTGTTGTCAAAGCTTGACCCTGACAGCGTGGAAGCCGTGATTTATGAGAGAAAAAACGAGTACTTTCCCCACCGGCAGTCGACGGATTTCTACCAAGACTCCAAACGCCTAAAGGCACTTGTGGGCGGCCAAGCCTTTCGCTTTGGTCATGCTGACACCCACCACCTATTTTTGTTCGATATGGGTAAGTCGTACCACCCAGAACCCAGTGACACCACACTTGAGGTTTTGATGTATGGACTCAGGGATCACGCGTATGAATTATTTGCCAATGCGGCCACCGGCAGGGAGGCCATTCGAAGAAACACGGGTATTGCAGATTTATTGCCGGGTTTTTTGATTGATGATTATGTGTTTTCCCCCTGCGGTTACTCATTGAATGCCATTAATGGCGATCAGTATTTCACCATCCATGTCACACCCCAAGAAGATAGCCCCTATGTCAGCTTTGAAACCAATGTGACAAAGGGTGATTCCTATGCGCCTTTGGTACGGCGGGTGGTGGAGGTCTTTCAGCCGCAGGCCTTCGACGTTGTGGAGTTTATCCCGAAAAACAACAAGCCGATGACAGAGCCGATGACCATCAGAGGTTATCATAACAAAAGTTTCGTTCAGCAAAATTTGAGCAGTGGGTACAACGTGAGTTTTTGCCACTTTGATCAACCGGGCTTTGTTTCGACAAAAGCCGTTTCTTTGGAGATTTAA
- the speE gene encoding polyamine aminopropyltransferase, whose amino-acid sequence MSSESQFIEGGWATEVHRNGYRMGYRVAASLFSQKSEFQQVDVVETEGHGRMLFNDHLAMISERDEFIYHDMITHVPLFVHPNPKRVLVIGGGDGGTAREVLRHGSVEVCDMVEIDELVVEACKKFIPQTSVVFGNPKLNLMIEDGVKYVAETDKTYDVVIVDSTDPIGPAQPLFGSEFYKNIHRILADDGIVVSQGESPFFDVTMQQKLLSIIGEFFPVATIYNFNNLTYPGGLWSFTFGSKKYHPIKDFNPSQVERSPLDFQYYNADLHRACFCLPTFMQKNLEGLIKE is encoded by the coding sequence ATGTCTAGTGAGTCCCAGTTCATTGAAGGTGGTTGGGCCACTGAGGTTCACCGCAACGGATACCGCATGGGGTATCGAGTGGCCGCCTCGCTTTTTTCGCAAAAAAGTGAGTTTCAGCAAGTAGATGTTGTTGAAACTGAAGGGCATGGCCGCATGTTGTTTAATGATCACTTGGCTATGATTTCAGAGCGAGATGAGTTTATTTACCATGACATGATTACCCATGTGCCGCTTTTTGTGCATCCCAACCCCAAGCGGGTGTTGGTAATTGGAGGTGGTGATGGTGGAACGGCTCGTGAGGTGCTTCGCCATGGCTCTGTTGAAGTCTGCGACATGGTAGAAATTGATGAATTAGTTGTTGAGGCCTGCAAGAAATTTATTCCCCAAACTTCAGTGGTATTTGGTAACCCCAAGTTAAATCTTATGATCGAAGATGGGGTGAAGTATGTGGCCGAAACGGACAAAACATATGACGTGGTGATTGTGGATTCTACAGACCCCATTGGGCCCGCACAGCCTTTGTTTGGCTCGGAGTTTTATAAAAACATTCATCGAATTTTGGCTGACGATGGCATAGTGGTTTCACAAGGGGAGTCACCGTTTTTTGACGTGACCATGCAGCAAAAATTATTGTCGATTATTGGTGAGTTTTTTCCGGTGGCCACCATTTATAATTTCAACAACCTCACTTATCCTGGTGGCCTATGGTCGTTCACCTTTGGTAGCAAAAAATATCACCCCATAAAAGACTTCAACCCCTCTCAAGTGGAAAGGTCGCCACTGGATTTTCAATATTACAATGCAGATCTTCACCGGGCCTGTTTTTGTTTGCCTACTTTTATGCAAAAAAATTTGGAAGGTTTGATCAAAGAATGA
- a CDS encoding RNA methyltransferase, producing the protein MSLLEDSFSGSEGQIYSSDQVIEALSPQITARRLARMKEVVAERTYSFASVLENIYDRGNVSAVMRSAEAFGFMNFHIVEQPDARFKAANRVTQGTDKWLDIKKHASTSACVSQLRGYGYKIYATHLEASVPIDEVDFSQPTAVVFGNEKDGVSDEMLSACDGRIILPMHGFAQSFNISVAAAITFYHVYQARTAALGKSGDLSEQDQQILFARYIQKSVPRSALR; encoded by the coding sequence ATGAGTTTATTAGAGGATTCCTTTTCAGGTTCAGAGGGCCAGATTTATTCTTCAGACCAGGTGATAGAAGCCCTATCTCCGCAAATCACGGCTCGACGACTGGCGCGCATGAAAGAAGTGGTGGCTGAGCGCACCTACAGTTTTGCGTCAGTGCTTGAAAATATTTACGACAGAGGCAATGTAAGTGCAGTGATGCGAAGTGCAGAGGCCTTTGGGTTTATGAATTTTCATATTGTTGAACAACCCGACGCTCGATTTAAAGCGGCCAATCGAGTAACTCAAGGCACAGATAAGTGGCTCGATATTAAAAAACATGCATCGACATCAGCGTGTGTGTCGCAATTGAGAGGCTATGGTTATAAAATATATGCCACTCACCTTGAGGCCTCTGTGCCCATTGACGAAGTGGATTTCAGCCAGCCCACAGCCGTTGTGTTCGGAAATGAAAAAGATGGCGTAAGTGATGAAATGCTGAGTGCCTGTGATGGGCGAATCATTTTGCCGATGCATGGTTTTGCACAGAGTTTTAATATTTCAGTGGCCGCAGCCATCACCTTCTATCATGTCTACCAAGCTAGAACTGCCGCTTTAGGGAAAAGCGGCGACCTCAGTGAGCAGGATCAACAAATTCTTTTTGCTAGGTACATACAAAAGAGTGTGCCGAGATCGGCCCTGCGATAA
- a CDS encoding DUF2799 domain-containing protein, protein MKSLVLFISLLILIGTTGCGSTPLSANCQEPDWYELGRRQGFRGLEPKWTEVTASCPQSSSETISRLYENGYNAGLAKFCTPENGFNRGRTGQPLVNICPSVQSLAFQRAYERGERVLRLEATQRQLGQNINLVLSKLNDRSLSDQEKQALFQQKTELENTLAGNEKQIQRLRIIN, encoded by the coding sequence ATGAAATCTTTAGTGTTATTTATATCTTTACTGATCCTCATTGGCACCACAGGCTGTGGATCAACCCCTCTATCGGCGAATTGCCAAGAGCCAGATTGGTACGAGTTGGGTCGGCGCCAGGGATTTCGTGGCCTTGAGCCCAAATGGACAGAGGTTACAGCGAGCTGCCCGCAATCTTCCAGTGAGACCATCTCCCGCCTCTATGAAAACGGATATAACGCTGGCCTAGCCAAGTTTTGCACCCCTGAAAATGGCTTTAACCGGGGCCGCACAGGCCAACCCCTTGTGAATATTTGCCCCTCTGTACAATCCCTCGCCTTTCAAAGAGCTTATGAACGAGGCGAAAGGGTCCTCCGCCTAGAGGCGACCCAAAGGCAACTGGGGCAAAACATAAATTTGGTGTTGAGTAAACTCAATGATCGCTCGCTCAGCGACCAGGAAAAGCAGGCTCTCTTTCAACAAAAAACGGAGCTTGAAAACACCTTGGCTGGTAACGAAAAACAAATCCAGCGGCTCCGGATCATCAATTAA
- the queF gene encoding NADPH-dependent 7-cyano-7-deazaguanine reductase QueF, whose protein sequence is MSEEKLYGEIAIENNELERFENRTQVRRYEVDFNCPEFTCICPRSGFPDFATIQIRYVPDQWCVELKSLKLYINSFRNKKVFHEDVTNNILDDLVTLLDPHEIEVVGDFNVRGNIKTVVKARHSKA, encoded by the coding sequence ATGAGTGAGGAAAAATTGTATGGTGAGATAGCCATTGAAAACAACGAGCTGGAGCGTTTTGAAAACCGCACGCAGGTTCGACGTTATGAAGTGGATTTTAACTGCCCCGAGTTTACCTGCATCTGTCCTCGCAGTGGCTTTCCGGATTTTGCAACCATTCAAATTCGATATGTGCCAGATCAGTGGTGTGTAGAGTTAAAGTCTCTAAAGCTTTACATTAATAGTTTTCGCAATAAAAAAGTTTTTCACGAAGATGTGACTAATAATATTCTCGATGATTTGGTCACCTTACTCGATCCTCACGAAATCGAAGTGGTGGGCGATTTTAATGTGCGTGGCAATATCAAGACAGTGGTGAAGGCTCGTCACTCAAAGGCATAA
- a CDS encoding NYN domain-containing protein has translation MAPSDMVPTKKLLFQKVALFIDAENIELSGLKHHEGRTNYRKIIEEVGDREIVRILYYKPIYKDISKDFEKFWGSLGGEIKRPDKNADTFLTIDAVTMADKLDVAIILGGDKDFLPLVWYLRSRGCRTEIWSWPESTSPEVQAAADAYYPLTTEYLVKDEEKAPRRTHRSKKKA, from the coding sequence ATGGCTCCTAGCGACATGGTTCCCACGAAAAAGCTACTGTTTCAAAAGGTGGCTCTTTTTATCGACGCCGAAAACATAGAGCTCTCGGGCCTCAAGCACCACGAGGGGCGAACCAATTATCGAAAAATCATCGAAGAGGTGGGGGATCGAGAGATTGTTCGCATTTTATATTACAAGCCGATCTACAAAGACATATCGAAAGACTTTGAAAAATTTTGGGGTAGCCTAGGTGGCGAGATCAAGCGCCCCGACAAGAATGCCGACACCTTTTTAACCATTGATGCCGTGACCATGGCCGATAAGCTGGATGTGGCTATTATATTGGGAGGCGATAAGGACTTTCTGCCCCTAGTCTGGTATTTACGCTCCCGCGGCTGCCGCACGGAAATCTGGTCTTGGCCAGAGAGCACCTCACCAGAAGTTCAAGCGGCCGCAGATGCCTACTATCCCTTGACCACAGAATATTTGGTCAAAGACGAAGAAAAGGCTCCACGGCGCACCCACCGCAGCAAGAAAAAAGCTTGA
- a CDS encoding HNH endonuclease has translation MPHSVKRVVYHRDHGHCVRCGSTRALQYDHIQPICLGGRNDVSNLRLTCRSCNQRFAIEKLGNETMEAHLITIDLVTDMSSVFWFPSADKYSPTVLPLLTRMRAEESLDFAFERIVSIFIN, from the coding sequence ATTCCTCATTCGGTGAAACGGGTCGTGTATCATCGCGATCACGGACATTGTGTTCGCTGTGGATCCACACGTGCCCTGCAGTATGATCACATTCAGCCTATTTGTTTAGGTGGCCGCAATGATGTGTCTAATTTGCGGCTAACTTGCCGGTCTTGTAATCAACGATTTGCTATAGAAAAGCTAGGAAATGAGACGATGGAAGCCCACCTAATAACAATTGATTTAGTTACGGACATGAGTTCCGTTTTTTGGTTTCCATCTGCGGATAAATATTCACCAACAGTGTTGCCATTACTAACTAGAATGAGAGCCGAAGAGTCATTGGATTTTGCTTTTGAAAGAATTGTATCTATATTCATCAACTAG
- a CDS encoding DTW domain-containing protein — protein sequence MNFDRKRKPKDPCKRCFLHKDFCLCSSIPSLSLRTKISLIIHKRELKRTSNTGRLAIEALTNSEMRTRGEHCSPLELSDLLTNDYQTLLLYPTEDATPLTKDYVANFSKPIQLIVPDGNWRQASKVNTRHKELANVPRVKVVTINADLALMRKETTENGMATLQAIAYALGTIEGANVKQQLLSLYEKKLLRTLQGRGTMPASGHGIS from the coding sequence ATGAATTTCGATCGAAAACGGAAACCTAAAGACCCTTGCAAAAGGTGCTTCTTGCACAAGGATTTCTGTTTGTGCTCTTCCATTCCGTCGTTGTCGCTGCGAACCAAAATCAGCCTAATAATTCACAAACGTGAGCTCAAGCGAACTTCAAATACTGGCCGCCTAGCTATTGAGGCACTTACTAACTCTGAAATGCGGACTCGCGGCGAACACTGTAGCCCATTAGAACTTAGCGACTTGCTCACAAATGATTACCAAACCCTATTGCTCTACCCCACTGAGGATGCCACGCCTCTCACGAAAGACTATGTTGCAAATTTTAGCAAACCTATTCAGCTCATCGTGCCCGATGGCAACTGGAGACAGGCCAGCAAAGTGAACACTCGCCACAAAGAACTGGCCAATGTACCGAGAGTAAAAGTTGTCACTATAAATGCCGATCTCGCACTGATGCGAAAAGAGACCACTGAAAATGGCATGGCCACACTGCAAGCCATTGCCTATGCCCTTGGCACTATTGAGGGGGCGAATGTGAAACAGCAACTGCTTAGCCTTTATGAGAAAAAGCTTTTGCGCACCCTCCAAGGCCGCGGCACCATGCCTGCTAGCGGCCATGGGATCAGCTGA
- a CDS encoding TIGR01777 family protein: MRVLISGATGMVGTHLVAELSRRGHEIWALARDVEQAYTRIPQARRILQWEASKSLDPKALSGVNAVVHLAGAPLVPNVFTKKGRQKIYGSRVLGLRKIVDTIVSKPNHSVDVVVSASAVGYYGDCGDDLISEEAKAGQDFLANVCVNWERELLQRKDLSSRTVSLRCGLILNKGQGLLKFLEPIFKTGLGSILGSGEQWISWIHIEDAIRAYVFALENPVVTGPVNACSQKPVHNMDFSVLLGDALHRPVLIKTPPWLLRSLPGPTEELFLFSQRAMPGVLLANRFKFHYPSLYEAFTDLYGKDTTPKKKTHALPDLVSANEDREEHYDLDGTSHSHGQIYIASGIY, translated from the coding sequence ATGAGAGTTTTAATATCCGGAGCCACGGGAATGGTGGGTACGCATTTAGTGGCTGAACTGTCTCGGCGCGGGCATGAAATTTGGGCCCTAGCTCGAGATGTAGAACAAGCCTACACGCGCATCCCTCAAGCCCGACGTATCCTTCAATGGGAGGCATCAAAATCCCTTGATCCGAAGGCGTTGTCAGGTGTGAATGCCGTTGTGCATTTAGCGGGAGCTCCTCTTGTTCCCAATGTTTTTACGAAAAAGGGGCGTCAAAAAATCTATGGCTCGCGGGTGTTGGGATTAAGAAAAATCGTCGACACCATCGTAAGTAAGCCCAATCATTCTGTAGACGTCGTGGTCAGTGCGTCTGCTGTGGGATACTATGGCGATTGCGGCGATGATTTGATAAGTGAAGAGGCTAAAGCCGGCCAGGACTTTCTGGCCAATGTGTGCGTGAACTGGGAGCGTGAGCTTTTGCAACGAAAGGATCTATCTTCGCGAACAGTGTCGCTGCGCTGTGGCCTCATCCTCAACAAAGGACAAGGTCTATTGAAATTTTTGGAACCCATATTTAAAACCGGGCTCGGTAGCATCCTCGGGTCTGGTGAGCAGTGGATCAGCTGGATTCACATCGAAGATGCGATTCGCGCCTATGTATTTGCCCTTGAAAATCCGGTGGTCACAGGACCAGTAAATGCCTGCTCACAAAAACCAGTGCATAATATGGATTTCTCAGTACTCCTTGGTGATGCTCTTCATCGCCCGGTGTTGATTAAAACCCCGCCGTGGCTATTGCGAAGTTTGCCCGGCCCCACCGAAGAACTCTTTCTTTTTAGCCAACGAGCGATGCCCGGGGTGCTGCTTGCCAACAGATTCAAGTTTCATTACCCCTCGCTGTATGAGGCCTTCACAGATCTCTATGGGAAAGATACTACCCCTAAAAAGAAAACACATGCTTTGCCCGATCTGGTCAGCGCCAATGAAGACCGTGAAGAGCACTATGATTTGGATGGCACGTCACATAGCCACGGTCAAATTTACATTGCCTCCGGAATCTATTAA